ACAGATTAACCAGCTGATCTCTTGGGCCTGGAAAAAAGACTCGCCGTCCGACAGTCTGCCAGACATGCTAAAGACCTGGCGTAAACCGCTGTTTGAAAGCAAAGTGCTACCTTTGCTGCAGTCGAAATAAGGCTAAGTTGTTTTTGCTATGCGCCTGGAAATAAAAAGCCCCGCTCAACTATCGAGCGGGGCTTTTTTTCGGATATGGAGCCTGCCGGATTACTTCTCTTCGTCTGGCAGGGTAACGTTGAGCTCAAGAACCGAAAGGTCTTCTTCTTTCTGATCGAGGTTAACGGTGACCTGTTCTGGACTGATTTGGACGTATTTTCGGATCACATCCAGAATATCCTGCTTCAACTGCGGTAAATAGCTAGGTGCACTCTGATCGGCAGAGCGGCGTTCGGCAACGATAATTTGCAGGCGCTCTTTGGCTACACTGGCAGTCGTTGGTTTCTTGGGGCGGAAGAATTCTAACAATGCCATCGTATTATCATCCTCCGAACAGACGTTTTAGGAAGCCTTTCTTCTCTTCTTCAAGGAAGCGGTACGGGCGCTCTTCACCCAGAAGTCGGGCAACGGTGTCTCCATAGGCGATACCTGCGTCCGACTCTTTATCGAAAATCACCGGCTCACCCTTGTTCGAGGCATTCAGTACGGCCTGGCTCTCTGGGATCACGCCGAGTAACGGTATGTGCAGGATTTCTTCGACATCACCCACGCTTAGCATCTCGCCCAGAGTGACGCGGGCTGGATTGTAGCGGGTCAGTAGCAGGTGAGTTTTCACCGGCTCATCCGCTTGCTCGGCACGGCGAGACTTGGAGTCGAGAATGCCTAGAATACGGTCTGAGTCACGCACAGAAGAGACTTCTGGATTGGTGGTGACAATGGCTTCATCGGCAAAGTAAAGCGCCATGAGCGCGCCGGTTTCGATACCCGCAGGTGAGTCACAGATAATGAACTCAAAGTCCATCGCTGCCAGATCATTCAATACACGCTCGACGCCTTCACGGCTCAATGCATCTTTGTCGCGGGTCTGTGAAGCAGGGAGGACATACAGGTTGTCGACACGCTTGTCCTTGATGAGAGCCTGGTTGAGGTTGGCTTCACCATTAATCACGTTGACGAAGTCATACACGACTCGGCGTTCGCAGCCCATGATGAGGTCAAGGTTTCGCAGGCCGATATCGAAATCGATCACCGCTGTTTTCTTGCCGCTTAGCGCAAGGCCCGATGCAATAGCTGCACTCGAGGTAGTTTTACCAACGCCACCTTTACCTGAGGTAACAACGATAATACGTGCCATCATAAATTCCTTATTAAACCTTATAGAGCCATGTGCTCTATGTTCAAATTGTTTTCAGCAAGCGAGATAACGACATTTTTGCCCCAGAACTCTTGTTGAATTTTGTCGCTTAACCAATAGTTCCCTGCGATAGAAATGAGCTCAGGCTGTAAGTTATGGCAGAAAATTTTTGCCTCTTGTTGACCAC
This Photobacterium gaetbulicola Gung47 DNA region includes the following protein-coding sequences:
- a CDS encoding cell division topological specificity factor MinE (COG0851), with the translated sequence MALLEFFRPKKPTTASVAKERLQIIVAERRSADQSAPSYLPQLKQDILDVIRKYVQISPEQVTVNLDQKEEDLSVLELNVTLPDEEK
- a CDS encoding putative septum site-determining protein MinD (COG2894) encodes the protein MMARIIVVTSGKGGVGKTTSSAAIASGLALSGKKTAVIDFDIGLRNLDLIMGCERRVVYDFVNVINGEANLNQALIKDKRVDNLYVLPASQTRDKDALSREGVERVLNDLAAMDFEFIICDSPAGIETGALMALYFADEAIVTTNPEVSSVRDSDRILGILDSKSRRAEQADEPVKTHLLLTRYNPARVTLGEMLSVGDVEEILHIPLLGVIPESQAVLNASNKGEPVIFDKESDAGIAYGDTVARLLGEERPYRFLEEEKKGFLKRLFGG